In Syngnathus typhle isolate RoL2023-S1 ecotype Sweden unplaced genomic scaffold, RoL_Styp_1.0 HiC_scaffold_242, whole genome shotgun sequence, the sequence CGTCAAAGCCAAGTAAGTGGTGTACATCGCCGACGAACTCTCTATTGACGTCGAGGCAACGATGCACTAACGCACGTGCGCAGGTGCCCGGCTGAGGACGACTTCTTCTCCGGCGTGACGCTCGACGACCTTGCCGTGGTCTGCACCTTGGGCATGGGTGGCTTCAGCCGCGTGGAGCTGGTGGGTGGGTCCCCGCGCCGGCGGCCGTGGTGCCGACGCGTGGTGACGTGTGGCCGCGTCGCCTTCAGGTGCACCTCAAGAGAGACGCCGGGCGCTCCTTCGCCCTCAAAGTGTTGAAGAAGCGCCACATTCTGGACACCAGGCAGCAGGAGCACATCCTGTCGGAACGCCGCATCATGATGGAAGTCAACAGCCCCTTCATCATCAGGTCACTGTTTAGTCCCTCCGTTCATGTCCAAAGCAGGCAAAGTACAAGTCCAGCTCGTGGGGTGCCAAGCGCAGGTTTGAGGTGCCCGCGTGCCAGCGGCCTCAAGCCCattgtttcttttcccctcataagtaggggtgtaaatcgcgggttttgtcacgatacgatatatcgatacaaagaaccacgatacgatatttgccgatatcttaaagcctgctgtgattcattcacgatacatcacggtatagtgctctacgatcgatatagaacaatatcctgatttataacaattcatatcttaaagcctgctgtgattcattcacgatacatcacgatatagtgctctacgataaatatagaacaatatcctgatttataacaattcatacgcaaaatcaacaaggtactgcaaactctttatttaggaaattacaaagtgcttccaaatgaatgacttgaagcccaaaggggaacgaatgtccttgtcttcttggacactagccatagcaccagcccaggagccgcgtagttgtcggctcccctttcacgtgcctgctctgctcacaacacaacacgccgcgcgctgctcccggaaagaggaagcaagcaacaatgaactggatttcaaaataaagtcgcgtctaatgtctgaggtcaaaaacgggcgatatagatcgatgtttacgtttagcatcgatgccaacaaatcgtagagcattatatcgatgcatCGTCACACCCCTACTCATAAGTGGCCGCCGCCAGCTGTTCTGAAGCACAGTAATGCGTCCCTGTCCGCAGGTTGTACCGCACCTTCCGGGACCCCAAATACTTGTATATGCTGCTAAAGGTTTGTCTTGGCGGAGAGCTGTGGACGCTCTTAAGAGACAGGTGGGTGTCGGGTCGGGATGAGCACGTTGTCGCTGTGTGCGAAGGCACCGCCGGCCGCGTTCTTTGaaagtaaagggaaatgtgcttttgggagtttgcaaacatattttaaggttgtgttaaacttataatcatattaatatctagtattggagtgctcgtgtggattggtggggccgaggaatgtgcaggcaaactgtatgaacttgttttctcggaagtgttgtgtatagttctagacagggagtaccggacgagataatctcaaggtcggtgagctacgagaacaacgagcaactatatgaaaccagacttcgaggggaaaaccaaaccgtctgacctcagcgacacctggacggggaggagatggccatccaccaatcatctcacaatattttgcatgctttaatattcatattgtgtttctttaaaactgggcaacccggaagaatgtgtcgtcttttggtggtcacaaaaacgcacgagttttagtgtgagggacccgggacccaggcctgtattagtgcgctttgtcaggaataaataattggtaaatttggtctaattgatctactggtcttctctttgacagaacgaactcgcaaaattgttaggtgcgccagtgtgtggattaggacattgcaatttatgtgttaagtgttgatcccaatttggagtcagatcaatagctaaaatccgtatcctaacagtttcttggtgaccccgtacgtgatgtcaagagaagggtaattgacaaactcgtggtctgtgtccaagtcatcggacagttagtctgggacagctgtctcccggtcggcgtaccgtttgaataaggaataagcgcacaacgttgagctggtacgacgtctcctaaaccctgagctcatcaatgataaggtaagcagaatacctgttactatatgtcgaaattctgcaaattgaaagaggaaatttaagaggagactgtcgttcagatcaaataaggtgtgcatgaAGTGAATATacatacggtgaataagtttggaacttacgtgtgtaacgtgtacggtaaagtcagggacttacGCGTACTacggataggtcagggacctagtgcttcgtcgtggcggacaagggtacgGTGACGATCGTATTCAGATAGCTGGGGTTAATAAAGAGATCCCCGAggggaagtgaggcctcctcaaaaaatatccggtggtaacagttcctcctgtgagagaccagaccgctaaaatatccaaaatgtgcaaccaaattggggggagtgtgtgtgtgatgagaggaatgaatggagtgagattgagaggaatgtatgctggaagtgcaaattgtgagctacatgagagatggattcgaatccctttgtctgtgtgttctgtgtatgtgcgtaatctctgtaaaagtttgtgtcagtctatcgtcgttcgtctgagctctgcgcgagcactttgtgtattggcgtgcgtgccgtgcggatgcgtgtgtgtatgtgcggttgtgtgcgcgctcgctgtgtgtgcgtttatgtgtacatgtgtggttgcgggcgtgtgaggaggaagaagatgatgttgtgatgcaacagagaaaaatgttggaGTGCGCGAATCAGGACAGTAGAAAGAAGTGcagccagggagagagagagacacggaGAAAATATAATTTGCGGAGTGGTCAGGGACAGATGACACAGGCCGAGGTGCAGAAAAATGAATTGATGTGTCCGCTGGTGACCACATCGGGCGGTCAGCACTACGAGCCCATGGTGCTCCGTGATGTGACCGCGATGATGGAAAAGATGCCCCCACTTCACAGAGGAGGCAAGGTGTGGCTGAACAAATTTTTAGCTCTGATGAGTGGGCAGAGCTGTACACTCGGTGACATGCGCCAGATGTTGGCAGGAGCATGCTCTCTAGTGCAATTGCAGGCAATTGAGGAAGCAGCAGGCACAGCGAGGCTGGGGAGGGAGGTGCCCTTGCCACAAGTAGCAGcgcccctgtttgaaaacattaaattgactttcccacaacccaccgatctggcccccactatgtttccttatgatgtgaaaatgtcacctgCACAACATTATGTAACATGTGTGGAAAGTTGGATTGAAACCACAGGTCGACATCCAGCTCTCACGCACGAGGCAGAGGTGCTCTTCCGAACGGCGCTGCTGGATGGACTTCCGCCAGATGTGAAGAAGCAGCTAATGTCAGATCCTGACATTCTGGTTTGTACCGAAGAACGATTTAAACGTCATCTTTTGCATCACTGCAGAATGTTCACTGAGTCACAAGCTAAAGTTGAAAACGAGACAGATGCATTATCTAAACAGTTGTTGAAATTACAGTTGGCAAAAATGCATGGTGAAGCTAAACAGtctaaatcacaaaaaaaaggaaaatgcaaatgtcacaggcTCCTCAGGTGGTGGGGCGCGGAAGGGGCCAGTTCCGGGGCGGATACAGAGGCCGGGGAGGGAGTGCACCTGCTTACCCGGGGAGGGCAACATACAAGCCCCATTCAACAAATGCATGTTTCATCTGCGGCGAAACCGATCACTGGGCAAGAGGATGTCCACAGTATCGACCACGCGGAGCCACCCACCCAGCCGAAGGCCCGCCATACCAACCCGGAGCGCCGATGCAACAGGCAGGAACAGCTCCACCCGGTGGACGGCCCTGGCAACAGCCACAAACGCACGGAGGTCAGTACTACCAACATGAtgatctctggtgtggacaatttGAATAGGGCTGCCCGGGGAGCCAGGAAAGCAGTGGCCCGGCGGAGCCAATGCTTCATGTGACAGTGGAAGGAAAACCTGTGAAGATGCTGGTGGACACGGGAGCaacttattcatcaataaacactgcccttcctgtatcctcactgtcaaagaaaacaacgaCTTTAGTCGGCTTCTCGGGACAACCACGTACTCTGCCTTTCACCAAACCACTTGAAACTGTGATCACCCGAACAGGGTGTAGACTGTGGCACAAATACATCCATTCCACAGACACTCCGATCAATTTGATGGGAAGGGACTTGCTGTCAGCCGTTCAAGCCAGAATTCTGTGTGGGCCAGAGGGAgtgattattcaatttccagatggcatcagcatccagtgctcacagcagctacaacaacatggtcagtggctgatggcgcccctaccggcagaagcagaaactgcaaccatctactgggccaggctggagccagagacccctgctggtggcggtgtgttctcgacctacctactgtggaagccctggatctgctcactggcgccataccacccacctgttgatcctttgcattgcacgctatattatgaccgaaaaagtgatgatgtttatcgggatttgtttgaagaaattgaagggcacatgtgggatttaacttcatcatgcattttgattggtaaagagggagttgcagcagctactgaattaacaccagaacaaatgcagtggttcaaaatgacagaaaaaggggtaccacacatttcactagctcttgccccaggtcatgaagcc encodes:
- the LOC133149062 gene encoding cGMP-dependent protein kinase 1-like codes for the protein MSFKQLIGGLEEVDRQQGDDEHVKAKCPAEDDFFSGVTLDDLAVVCTLGMGGFSRVELVHLKRDAGRSFALKVLKKRHILDTRQQEHILSERRIMMEVNSPFIIRLYRTFRDPKYLYMLLKVCLGGELWTLLRDRWVSGRDEHVVAVCEGTAGRVL